Proteins encoded by one window of Glycine soja cultivar W05 chromosome 15, ASM419377v2, whole genome shotgun sequence:
- the LOC114385803 gene encoding photosystem II 5 kDa protein, chloroplastic-like, with translation MASFTMTASILGSPAVTNRSAVATQRRSLVVNAAKAVEAEKVSYDNDMDGSNGRRNLMFAAAAAAVCSVAGMAVADEPKPGTPEAKKKYAPICVTMPTARICRN, from the coding sequence ATGGCATCATTCACCATGACAGCTTCCATCCTTGGCAGCCCAGCCGTCACCAACCGGTCGGCAGTAGCAACGCAGAGGAGATCACTCGTAGTGAATGCTGCCAAAGCTGTTGAAGCAGAAAAGGTCAGTTATGACAATGACATGGATGGTAGCAATGGAAGGAGGAACTTGATGTTCGCCGCGGCGGCGGCTGCTGTTTGCTCTGTTGCTGGGATGGCAGTGGCAGATGAGCCTAAACCAGGAACCCCAGAAGCCAAGAAAAAGTATGCTCCGATTTGTGTCACCATGCCAACTGCTAGGATTTGTCGCAATTGA